The DNA region CCCTCGTGCGGAACGACGTGCTCTCTCCCGATTCTGCGGAGCAATTCCTCGAGAAGATGAGCGACGCCCGGAGTTGGTCTGCAAACTCCTACGTCGCACGCACAAAAGCAACACTACAACAGCAACGAGAGGACAAGTGACGTCTATTTTCTCGCGGCGCAGGAAGCTGAGAATCGTCAGCGTGAGAAGTTCGTCGACTAAGTCGCTGACTATTTCGACGAACGTGTTCCGCGAATCGACGGCTGGGACGATACCTTCGAATATCTCGCAGAGAAGCGCCACGCCGAAGATCTAGTGGTAGTCATCGACGAATTCCCCTCCCTCGTCGAAGAGAACGACTCGCTTCCGTCCTACTCGGGACGAACGGTTCGTACTGTTCTCGAAAAGCGGTTTCGTCGACGGTCTCGAAGACGACTTGGACGACAACTGGTCGCTGTTCAGCCTCGAGAACGTTGATGAGCTTTTCAGATCTGATCGAAAAGACAGACGCGTTTGAGCGCTATCCCGATATCAGATCTACGCTCGACCCCGATCGATCCGTTCGTACAGTCGGACGACACCGACTCAGCGATTGCAGTCGCCGTAGCCCGGACGACGTTCGACCGGGAGCCACCACCGGCAAGAACCCCCCACTCGCGTGGCTCTTTGAGGGCCATTTGCCAAGGGGTGGTATGGACGCCAGCAACCTCGACAGTTTCACCTCCCGCCGGTCGACCGTCTACGGTCGCCGCGGCGTGGTTTCCACGAGCCAACCGCTCGCGGCGCAGGCGGGTATCACCACCCTCCAGGAGGGCGGCAACGCCTTCGACGCGGCCGTCGCCACCGCGGCGGCGCTGAACGTCGTCGAACCCACGTCGACGGGCCTCGGCGGCGACGTGTTCGCGCTCTATCGCACCGCCGACGACGAGGTCGGCGCGATGCGCTCCTGTGGCGGCGCGCCCTCGGGAACGAGCATCGAGAAGGTGAGAGAAGCCATCACCGAGGCCGACGAGGAGACGCGTTCGTCGTGGTACCCCGCGTCTCGTGGGTACGCCGTCGACTCCGCGGAGGAGGCGGGGATGCCGTTTCTCGGCCCGCACGCGGTGACGGTTCCGGGCACCGCCCGCGGGTGGGAGACGACGGTCGAGGAACTCGGTCGGATGACGCTCGACGAGGTGCTCCAGCCCGCGATCGAGTACGCGAACAACGGCTACCCAGTCACCGAAGTCGTCGCCGCGCAGTGGAAACACGGCGAGGAGTTGTTCACGTCGGAACACGCCCGCGACGCGTACCTCTTCGACGGGAAGGCGCCCGAAACGGGCGATATGGCGTCGCTGCCGAAACTCGGCGCGACGATGGAGCGCATCGCCGAAGAGGGAGCAGATATCGTCTACGAGGGCGACATCGCCGAAGCGATAGCGAGTGAGATTCAGGAACTCGGCGGCTTCATGACCGTCGACGACCTCGCCGACTTCGAACCGGAGTTCGTCGAGCCGGTGTCGACGACGTACAACGGCGCCGAAATTTACGAACTCCCGCCGAACAATCAGGGGCTCATCGCGCTCGAAGCGCTCAACATCGCCGAGGACCTCGGCGCGGCCGACCACCCGCTCGACTCCGCAGAGCGCGTCCACTACTTCGCGGAGGCGATGAAGCTCGCGTTCCACGACGGCCATCGCTACATCACCGACCCCGAGTACGAGGAGATTCCGCCGCTGGCCTCGGAGGGGTGGGCGCAGAAACGCGCCGAGACGGTCGGCGAGACGGCGAACCACGACGTGAGCTTCGGCGTTCCCGACGCGCAGGCCGAGGACGCCGACACAGTTCTCCTTTGTGTCGCCGACGACGAGGGCAACGTCGTCTCCTATATCAACTCCCGATTCGCGGGCTTCGGCTCCGGCGTCGTCGCGGGCGACACGGGCATCGCGCTGCAGAACCGCGGCGCGTCGTTCTCTTTGGATTCCGACCACCCGAACCACCTCGAAGCGGGCAAACGCCCGTTCCACACCCTCGTCCCGGCCGTCGCCAAACTCGGCGAGGACGACTGGGCGGCGTTCGGCGTGATGGGCGGCTACATGCAGCCGCAGGGCCACGTGCAGGTCATCTCGAACGTCGTCGACTACGACCTCTCGATTCAGGCGGCGCTGGACCGCCCGCGCTGGCGCTACCGCGAGGACGGCCAACTCGCCGTCGAGGAGTTCTCGGACTCCGGCGTCCCGACGGCGCTCACCCGGATGGGCCACGAGGTGGGGATTCTCGCACCGCTGATGTTCGGCGGCGCGCAGTTCGTCCGCAACCAGGACGGCGTGCTCTCGGCGGCGACCGAACCCCGAAAGGACGGCAACGCGCTGGGGTACTGAGGCTCACGCGCGCTGATTGCTAGCCGGCACTTCACCGTCTCGATAACTCCGCCACGCTGATTGCTATTTCTCACCCGATGCAAACGCCGTCGCGCGACGTTGCATCGCTCGTCGGAAACCGAGAACATATTTTCTTCCCGGGGTGAAGAGGAAACCGTGACCTCTCTACGTATTCTGCCCCCTCTTTCGCGTGGAACGGGGGGTGTTATCGCGTGACACAGCCAGTAGGCGACCCCGACGACTCCAGCGTCGTCTCGGGACTACGGGAGCTCCGTCCGAGTGCGGTCGCGGCGCTGTTCTCCCGCGCCGACGCCCGCTACGTCGCGCCCGTCCTCCTCGCGGGCGTCGCCGTCTACTTTCTCTACCTCGCGGCGAACGCTTACCCCGGCTACGGCGCGGGGCTCTACAACCTGATGGGCGAACAGATAGCGGCCAACGGCTACCTGCCGCCCGAGTCCATCCCCTACTACACCGTCGACGGCGTCCCCTTCGCCTACCCGCCGCTGCTGTTCTACGTCATCGCCGTGATACGCGACGTGACCGGCGTCGGGCCGTTCGCGCTGGCGCGCTTCTTCCCCGGACTCGTCACCATCGCGTATCTGGTGCCGACGTACCTGCTCGCGCGCGACGTGCTCGCCTCCCGTCCGGCGGCGACGGCCGTCGGGTTGCTCGTCGCGCTCAACCCGAAGGTGCTCCAGTGGCACATCACCGCCGGCGGCGTCGTCCGCGCCCCGGCGTTCCTGTTCGCCGTCTGCGGCATCTACGCGGGCTACCGCCTCTACGCCGCCGTCGAGACGACCGGCTACGACCGCCGGTGGCTCGCCATCTCCTCGCTCTGTTTCGGGTTGACCATGCTGACCCATCCGACGTACACGCTGTTTTTCGTCGGCAGTTTCGTCATCCTGTGGCTCTCGCTGGACCGGTCGCTCGCGGGCTTTCTCCGCGGGGGCGTCGTCGCCGCCGGCGGGTTCGCGCTCGCGACGCCGTGGCTCGTCTGGAACGTCTCGACACACGGCCTCGACGTGTTCACCGCCGCCTCGGGGACCCACGGCGGCATCGGCGGCGGTTTCGCCATCACGGCGTGGCACGTGATTCCGCTCGTGTTGGCCGCGGCGCTGTTTCTCGCCCGTCGGCCGTTTCTCGGCGTCTGGACCGTCGCGGCCGCGCTGCTGTTCCAGCAGGCGCGCTTCGTCGCCTTCGTCGGCACGTTCGGCGTCGTCGCGCTGGCGCTCCCGCGCGTCCGCGCCGCGGTCGCAGAGCGCGTTCCCCGGCCGAAGCGACGGACGGTCGCGAGCGTCGCCATCGCCGCGACGCTGGTCGTCGGCCTCGGCGTCGTCGGCTACTCGATGACCGTCGCCGAACCCTCCATCGCGCCCCAGTTCGTCGACGACGACGACGTGGCGGCGATGGAGTGGGTCGGCGAGGAGACGCCCGAGGACGCGACGTTCGTCGTCGTCGGCGACGCCGCCGAGTGGTTCCCCGACGTGAGCAAGCGGACGATGACGGTCGGCCTGTGGGGCGTCGAGTGGGAGGGCGCCGAGACGTACGCCGAGCAGAAAGATCTCTACCGGTCGATTTCGGAGTGCCCCGACGCCGACTGCGTCTCCGAGACGCTGGACGACGCGGACGTCACACCCGACTACCTCTACGTCCCGAAGGGAACCTACGTCCTCCGCGGGAAGCGGACCGACGGCGGCGACGACCTCGTTTGGTCGCTGATGGGCGCCGACGGGTACGAAGAGGTGTACGAGAACGACGGTGTCGTCATCTTCCGCGTGGAGTCGACGGAGTCGTAGCCGAGCAGACGGGACACCCCCGGTCGTCGGGGGTCGGTTGACCGAGCGAAGGACGAAGGACGGAGAGCGTCTGTGGAAACTGCTGGAGGAGACGCGCGCCTGTTCCGCTCGTCTCAGAGAGGGAGATCGACTGTGACGGCGGCGATGCGGTTCGACTCCGAATCGTAATCGAGAACCTGGTGTTCAGTTAGTATGGGTAGGTGAGTGTGGTGAAGTGAGATCGCCACTCGTCGAGTCGTTCGCTCTGTGACGTTCTCAGCGGCGCTTTCCTGTCGGGCGACCGCTGTTGCGACGCTGATGAGTTCTACTGGTGTCGACTGGTTCGAGAGAACATCGAGGAGAATTCTACGCCGCTTCACGGAGAGGATTTGGTGGCGCTCGCCCGCTGTCAACTCCGAGTTCTCGGACTGCTCGTTCAACAGATCTTCCAACGTGTTTGTCATAGTTTCTCTCTACAGACCATCTTCGCCGAGACACTAACCCCTAAAAATACTTTACCGTAACAAATTAGGTAAAGGAATTTGTCACGTAGCGCTGAGGCGTCGTCGTTCGAGAGACGGTTGGACTCACCGTACGGCTTGCTCGGACCACTCGACGAGAGCGGAGATATCGTTCACCTGCTACGAGAACCGAAAAGCCGTTCCGAGGGTCGTTACATTCTCCGTGCGAAACGCGGCTCTATCGTCGAGTAGGCACCGTGGCGAGCGTCGATGGAGGGTGACCCTCGTCCCGAGTGCGCCGTTTACGATTGCGCCATTTGCGACGTGTGCATAGATGGGGGCGTGACGCGGAATCTCAGTCGTCAGCGTGCTCGCGCACCAACCGCGCGACGGCCGCCTCGTCGAGTCGCTCGAACTCGCCGGCCTGCACGCCCCACAGCGTCGCGTACAACCCGCCGAGCGAGACGAGTTCGTCGTGGGTGCCGCGTTCGACGACGCGGCCGCCTTCGAGCACGAGAATCCGGTCGGCCCGGCGAATCGTCGAGAGGCGGTGCGCGATGACGAGCGTCGTCCGGTTCTCGGTCAGGCGGGCCAGCGCCCGCTGGATGAGCAGTTCCGTCTCGGTGTCGACGGCGGAGGTGGCCTCGTCCAGAACGAGCACGTCCGGGTCCTGCAGCATCGCGCGCGCGATGGAGAGTCGCTGACGTTGGCCCCCGGAGAGTTTCACGCCGCGCTCGCCGATGCGGGTGTCGTAGCCGTCGGAGAGTTCGGTGACGAACTCGTGGGCCTCGGCGGCTCTCGCGGCTGCAACCATCTCCGCCTCCGTCGCGTCGAACGCGCCGTAGGTGAGGTTCTCCCTGACTGTGCCGTCGAACAGGTAGACGTCCTGACTCACGTAGCCGACGGCGCGACGGAGGCTGTCGAGCGTCGCGTCGCGCACGTCGACGCCGTCGAGACGGACGGAACCCTCCGTCACATCGTACAACCGAAGCAGCAGCTTCGCGGCCGTCGACTTGCCCGCGCCGGTGGGGCCGACGAGCGCGACCGTCTCGCCGGGTTCGGCGACGAAGCTCACGTCCGAGAGCACAGGTCGACCCTCCTCGTAGGCAAAGGAGACGGTATCGTACTCGATGCGCCCCTCGACGCGCCCGAGGTCGACGGCATGCTCGCTATCGACGACGGTGACCGAGAGGTCGGTGAGTCCGAAGATGCGCTCGCCGGAGGCGCGGGCGTTCTCGTAGGAGTTGACGATGCGGCCCGCGCCCGCCAGCGGGTCGACGAACCGCTGGGTCATGAACAGGAACGTGACGAATTCGCCGACCTGCAGCCCCGGACCGCCCAGCGGCCCGGTCGACCCGCTGACGAGCCAGTAGCCGCCGATGGCGAACGTCGCGGCGAACGCCACGTTCGCGGCGAGTTCCATCCCCGGTTGGTAGAAGTACTCCAGTTTGGCGACCGCCCACGTCTTCAGGTAGTAGTCCCACGAGGCGTCCTCGATGCGGCCGTCCTCGTACGTCTCGGTGTTGGAGCTCTTGATGACCTCGATACCCGAGAGGTTGTTCTCCAACCGCGTGTTGAGCGCGCCGACGCTCGCCCGCAGCGCCCGGTAGCGGGGGCGAATCGTCCGCATGAACGCGACGGTGAAGACGACGAGAACGGGCATCGCGACGAGCGTGACGGCAGCGAGTTGCGCGTTGAGCCAGAACAACACGGCGCCGATACCAAGGGCAGAAACGACGAGTTGGACTGTGCTGCTGAGCGTCGTTCCCAGAAACTCCCGGAGGTTCCGGACGTCGCTATTGAGAATACTCATCACCTCGCCGGTCTGTTTGTCGTCGAAGAAGGCCGTGTCGAGGCGCTGCATCGTCGCGTACGTGTCGGTCCGGATGGCGTGCTGGACGCGGTTGGAGTACAGCGACAGCGAGACGCCCTGCGTCCACGAGAGCCCGACCGACAGTATCGACGCGACCACGATGAGGCCGAGCGAGAGCCACAGTTGGCCCTCCGGCGTCGCCGGCAGCGACCCGTCGGGGACGACGGGCAGGCGGTACGCCGTCTCGGTGCTTGGGGTGAACAGCGCGTCGATGGCGACGCCGAGCACCAGCGGGGGGACGAGCGCGACGAGTCGGCTGAACAGACTCGCGACGAGGCCCACAGCGAACAGCCAGCGGTCCTCCCTTCCGTAGTCGGCGAACAGTCGAACCATCGGGTCCGTCTCTCGACTGTGACTCTCTCCGAGTACGTCCGACTCACCGCTGGCTGGTGGTATCGCGTGTGACATATCCTCGCCGACGCCCGAAGACGCCCTTACCGGAGGCAACGGTCCCAGCGAGCATGAACTGCGCGACGGTGTCCGCGGCGGCTCGCCCGGCGATACCGTCCACACGCCGCTTCCTCCGCGCCTCCGGACCGCGCCCGCGCCGCCAGTACGCTTTTGGTGGGGGTGTCTGTAGCAGACGTTACGATGGGAGAGAAATTCAAATTTGAGAACTGGTCGAGGAGGAAACTACTCGGCGGGTTCGGGGCCGCCGTCGCCGGCGGGAGCGCGGTCGGTCTGCTGGGCGCGCACGCGAACCAACGCGAACGACCGGTCGAGACGGCGGAGCCGAACGCGGACGGCGAGTCGACGCCGGGCGAACTCCGCTGGCTGCTCGTCGACGCCGACATCGACGTCGAGGAGATGGTTCGCCGCGGCGACGACCTCGTCGTCCGGTACGCGTCGGCGGCGTCGTCGATCGACGAGCACAACCAGGAACTCGTCGAGGTGACGAGTCAGTACGTCACCCACGTCGAACACGACGGCGAGGGGGCGCGACTCGTCGCCGAGGTGGACGAGCGCTTCGAGGAACCGCAGACGAGTTACCACGTCACCGCCGACTGGGTCCGGAGCTATCTGGACGACGAGATGAGTTCGACGGAGCTCGTCAACACCGTCGCGCGGACGGAAAAGGGACGGTAGAGCCGCGATGGTCGTCCCCGTCACGAATCTGGCGCTCGTCTCGGCGGTCGGGGTCGTCAGCGCCGTCGCCGCCGTGCTCGTCCGGAGGTTCGGCTACCCCTCGGAGTACGAGTCGACGGCCAAGGAGATTCAGGCCCGTCGTCTCTCGGACGGCTCGGCGGAACTCCGCCCGCTGACCGAACTCTCCTCGTTCGTCGCCGGGCAGCGAGCGACGACCGACCGGAGCAAGCGTCGCGCCGCCGACGCGGGCGTGTCGCTCGCGCGCGCGCTCGAAGACTCCTCACGACTCGACGGACTCTCCTCGGAACTCTCGTTTCTCCACGAACCGACGCAGGTCCACGAACGCTGCGTCTCGAACCGCAAGAAAGCGGTGCTGCTGTTTCTCGCCGGGGTGATGGGCAACGCGGGCGTCGCCTACGGACTCGTCTACGCCGACCAGACGATGCTTCTGGCGCTCGCCGAGACCGCGCTGTTCAGCGTGAGCGTCCTCGCGTTCGGCGGCGCGCTCTGGCGGACCGCGCAACTGCTCACCGGGCGGCGCGAACTCGACCGGATGTCGTGACGGTCTCCGCTACGGTAGCCGTAGCCGTCCTCCCGGCGGTTCCGGCGGCGACGGTGGCGCTTCGGCGATGGCTCCGTTTCTCTCCGACTGTCCGCTCGGTCGCCGGGTGGCTGTGCTGTATGTGTCTGTTTTCGACGCTGTACTTCGGCGTCGCCGAGGACGCGGTCACCGTGTTCGGCCGACAGTATGCGAGCGCTGGGCGCGTCCTGATCGTCGCTTCCGGGTCTTCGCTGCTCGCCGGCGTCTCGGAACTCCTCTGGTTGCTGGTCTCGGGTCGAACGAATGTCGACTCGTGAGCTGTCGAGCGTACGGATGGCCGGATCGTGTCAGAGGGGTCGCCACGAACTGAGCGACGCGTTCGCTCGTCGGTCGGTGTTCTGCGACAGGACGGAGTCGCGACGACGAACCGCTCGTCGTCCGCTACTCCTCGCGTGTCGTTCGTTCTACCAGTTCTCGAAGCGTCGCGTCCGGGAGCGTCGCGTCGTCGTGGTTTTCGACCCACGTCGCCAGCGACCCGAGTAGCTCCTCCGCGTCGTCGGCGACGAAGCGCCGGTGGGAGACGCGGCCGTCGACCGACGCGGCGAGTTCGACCTCGAACCGCGGGCCGTCCTCGTCGGCGACGGACGTCTCCGTCCGGTTCGGTTCGTCGTCGCTCGTGACGACGAACGAGTGGTCGCCGCGCTTTCGGACGCGGTCGTCCGCTTCGATGTCGAGGTCCGCGGGTTCGATGACGCCGCGCGATATCGGCGCGCTCCGTCGCGCGTCCGACCGGCGTCGGTCGTCGTCTGTGTCCACGGACCGTCGACTGTCGTCGGAGCCGAACATCGTTACGATTCGCTCCGGGAACTGGACGCGGACGTGGCGACGTTCGCCTCGGCCGCGATATGCAGTGCCAGTTCGTACAGCATCACTCCGGCGAACAGCGTCGCCGCGCCGAACACGACGGCGGCCGCGCCGACGTACAGGTCGGCGACGACGCTGCTGAACACGCCGAAGGATGCGCCGATACTCGTGACGACGACCAGTCGCCAGCCTTGCGAGAGGTTCGCGTAGCCGACGATGAGCGTCGGTTCGATGCCGACCAGCCGACACCATACGACGTACAGTGCCGTGTCGAACTCGAACGCAAGGACGGTGAGTCCTACGAGTACCAGAAACGTCGAGTCAATCATTGCGATTCGGTGTGAGAATAATGTCCGCGGTTCGGGGGGTGTGTCAGCCCCGACCGCGGGATTCGAGGGGTGTGTCAGTCCTCGATGGTTGCGGGTTTAGACTTCGACGGACGAACCGCCGGAACT from Haloprofundus halobius includes:
- a CDS encoding gamma-glutamyltransferase family protein, with protein sequence MDASNLDSFTSRRSTVYGRRGVVSTSQPLAAQAGITTLQEGGNAFDAAVATAAALNVVEPTSTGLGGDVFALYRTADDEVGAMRSCGGAPSGTSIEKVREAITEADEETRSSWYPASRGYAVDSAEEAGMPFLGPHAVTVPGTARGWETTVEELGRMTLDEVLQPAIEYANNGYPVTEVVAAQWKHGEELFTSEHARDAYLFDGKAPETGDMASLPKLGATMERIAEEGADIVYEGDIAEAIASEIQELGGFMTVDDLADFEPEFVEPVSTTYNGAEIYELPPNNQGLIALEALNIAEDLGAADHPLDSAERVHYFAEAMKLAFHDGHRYITDPEYEEIPPLASEGWAQKRAETVGETANHDVSFGVPDAQAEDADTVLLCVADDEGNVVSYINSRFAGFGSGVVAGDTGIALQNRGASFSLDSDHPNHLEAGKRPFHTLVPAVAKLGEDDWAAFGVMGGYMQPQGHVQVISNVVDYDLSIQAALDRPRWRYREDGQLAVEEFSDSGVPTALTRMGHEVGILAPLMFGGAQFVRNQDGVLSAATEPRKDGNALGY
- a CDS encoding ArnT family glycosyltransferase; amino-acid sequence: MTQPVGDPDDSSVVSGLRELRPSAVAALFSRADARYVAPVLLAGVAVYFLYLAANAYPGYGAGLYNLMGEQIAANGYLPPESIPYYTVDGVPFAYPPLLFYVIAVIRDVTGVGPFALARFFPGLVTIAYLVPTYLLARDVLASRPAATAVGLLVALNPKVLQWHITAGGVVRAPAFLFAVCGIYAGYRLYAAVETTGYDRRWLAISSLCFGLTMLTHPTYTLFFVGSFVILWLSLDRSLAGFLRGGVVAAGGFALATPWLVWNVSTHGLDVFTAASGTHGGIGGGFAITAWHVIPLVLAAALFLARRPFLGVWTVAAALLFQQARFVAFVGTFGVVALALPRVRAAVAERVPRPKRRTVASVAIAATLVVGLGVVGYSMTVAEPSIAPQFVDDDDVAAMEWVGEETPEDATFVVVGDAAEWFPDVSKRTMTVGLWGVEWEGAETYAEQKDLYRSISECPDADCVSETLDDADVTPDYLYVPKGTYVLRGKRTDGGDDLVWSLMGADGYEEVYENDGVVIFRVESTES
- a CDS encoding DUF7344 domain-containing protein produces the protein MNEQSENSELTAGERHQILSVKRRRILLDVLSNQSTPVELISVATAVARQESAAENVTERTTRRVAISLHHTHLPILTEHQVLDYDSESNRIAAVTVDLPL
- a CDS encoding ABC transporter ATP-binding protein, with translation MVRLFADYGREDRWLFAVGLVASLFSRLVALVPPLVLGVAIDALFTPSTETAYRLPVVPDGSLPATPEGQLWLSLGLIVVASILSVGLSWTQGVSLSLYSNRVQHAIRTDTYATMQRLDTAFFDDKQTGEVMSILNSDVRNLREFLGTTLSSTVQLVVSALGIGAVLFWLNAQLAAVTLVAMPVLVVFTVAFMRTIRPRYRALRASVGALNTRLENNLSGIEVIKSSNTETYEDGRIEDASWDYYLKTWAVAKLEYFYQPGMELAANVAFAATFAIGGYWLVSGSTGPLGGPGLQVGEFVTFLFMTQRFVDPLAGAGRIVNSYENARASGERIFGLTDLSVTVVDSEHAVDLGRVEGRIEYDTVSFAYEEGRPVLSDVSFVAEPGETVALVGPTGAGKSTAAKLLLRLYDVTEGSVRLDGVDVRDATLDSLRRAVGYVSQDVYLFDGTVRENLTYGAFDATEAEMVAAARAAEAHEFVTELSDGYDTRIGERGVKLSGGQRQRLSIARAMLQDPDVLVLDEATSAVDTETELLIQRALARLTENRTTLVIAHRLSTIRRADRILVLEGGRVVERGTHDELVSLGGLYATLWGVQAGEFERLDEAAVARLVREHADD